A single genomic interval of Zunongwangia sp. HGR-M22 harbors:
- a CDS encoding glycoside hydrolase family 43 protein — MKFKLGLLVLLLLSQISIAQNNMQAYLFAYFEGTGKGELQEQLRFAVSKDAKNWKAVNNNQPIIGSDSISNSGGIRDPHILRNNDKFFIVATDMFTVKNGWESNPGIVLMHSDNLIDWKSTAIDFRKEYPKNFENVQWVWAPQTFYDKAKDKYLIYFTIRFKGQDNLDFYSAYANEDFSGFENEPTLMFRAKYGAIDGDIIYKDGIYHLFYKGNTKDSSGKEFKNGIQQAISKSLSGPWKEDFKYLDAYADTKINVEGSSVFKLNNSDEYILMYDLYSNGRYEFQRSTDLFNFSEKTESFTKDFFPRHGSVIGITKEELERINKKWGGVPEKE; from the coding sequence ATGAAATTTAAATTGGGATTGTTAGTCTTGTTATTGCTTTCGCAAATATCGATTGCCCAAAATAACATGCAGGCGTATCTTTTTGCCTATTTTGAAGGAACAGGAAAAGGCGAACTTCAAGAGCAGTTGCGATTTGCAGTAAGCAAAGATGCTAAAAATTGGAAAGCTGTAAATAATAATCAACCTATAATAGGTTCAGATAGTATTTCGAATTCCGGAGGTATTCGTGATCCTCATATTTTAAGAAATAACGACAAGTTTTTTATAGTAGCTACAGATATGTTTACTGTAAAAAATGGCTGGGAAAGTAATCCCGGAATTGTTTTGATGCATTCTGATAATTTGATCGATTGGAAAAGTACAGCAATAGATTTTAGAAAAGAATACCCTAAAAATTTTGAAAATGTACAGTGGGTATGGGCTCCACAAACTTTTTACGATAAGGCTAAAGATAAATATCTCATTTATTTTACGATTCGGTTTAAGGGGCAGGATAATCTTGATTTTTATAGCGCTTACGCTAACGAAGATTTCAGCGGTTTTGAAAATGAACCTACTTTAATGTTTCGCGCAAAATATGGTGCAATCGATGGTGATATCATTTATAAAGATGGGATTTACCATTTGTTCTATAAGGGAAATACTAAAGATAGCAGCGGTAAAGAATTTAAAAACGGAATTCAGCAAGCTATTAGTAAATCTTTGAGTGGACCTTGGAAAGAAGATTTTAAGTATTTAGATGCTTATGCAGACACAAAAATAAATGTTGAGGGATCTTCTGTATTTAAACTGAATAATAGTGACGAATACATCTTAATGTACGATCTGTATTCAAATGGTCGTTACGAATTTCAGCGTAGTACAGATCTTTTCAATTTTTCAGAAAAAACAGAAAGTTTTACAAAAGACTTTTTTCCCCGTCATGGTAGCGTAATTGGCATAACCAAAGAAGAATTAGAACGTATTAATAAGAAGTGGGGCGGTGTACCCGAAAAAGAATAA
- a CDS encoding glycoside hydrolase family 43 protein has translation MIIRSIFIVVICLFFAVNTYAQQDSSMIFEPNQNPIFTHKYTADPAAFVEDDVLWLFTGHDYEGGQKGYKMKDWLVFSTKDMKTWKEHPIPLKVTDFKWATSGDAYAGHVEKRNGKYYWYISTNWNGIGVAVADKPEGPYKDALGEPLLTNEDCFASTHSWTCIDPAIFIDDNDQPWIFWGNGVCYYAKLKDNMIEIDGKIKKIDFEGFEFTEAPWVHKKDGKYYLTYATGFPEKIAYAMADDIEGPYEYKGILNEIAGNSNTNHQAIVDFNDEWYFIYHNGGIQNDGSSYSRSVCIQRMEYNEDGTIKPIVMTTKGIYEEE, from the coding sequence ATGATAATAAGAAGCATTTTTATAGTGGTGATATGTTTGTTTTTTGCAGTGAATACTTATGCACAGCAAGATTCATCTATGATTTTTGAACCCAATCAGAACCCAATTTTCACACATAAATATACGGCAGATCCCGCAGCATTTGTAGAGGATGATGTTTTATGGTTGTTTACCGGCCATGATTACGAAGGTGGTCAAAAAGGTTATAAAATGAAAGATTGGCTAGTATTCTCTACAAAGGATATGAAAACCTGGAAAGAACATCCTATACCTTTAAAAGTCACCGATTTTAAATGGGCCACCAGTGGTGATGCTTATGCCGGTCATGTAGAGAAAAGAAACGGAAAATATTACTGGTACATAAGTACCAACTGGAATGGTATTGGTGTTGCCGTAGCCGATAAACCAGAAGGGCCTTATAAGGATGCATTGGGAGAACCATTATTAACTAATGAAGATTGTTTTGCTTCAACCCACTCCTGGACGTGCATTGATCCTGCGATATTTATCGATGACAACGATCAACCCTGGATCTTTTGGGGTAATGGGGTTTGCTACTATGCAAAGCTTAAAGATAATATGATAGAAATTGACGGTAAAATTAAAAAAATCGATTTTGAAGGTTTTGAGTTTACTGAAGCGCCATGGGTCCATAAAAAAGATGGAAAATATTATTTGACATATGCTACTGGTTTCCCCGAAAAGATTGCTTACGCCATGGCAGATGATATTGAAGGGCCTTACGAATACAAAGGTATTTTAAATGAAATTGCAGGAAATAGCAATACCAACCACCAGGCGATAGTAGATTTTAATGACGAATGGTATTTTATTTACCATAATGGTGGGATTCAAAATGATGGTTCAAGTTATAGCCGATCTGTTTGTATTCAAAGAATGGAATACAACGAAGATGGCACTATAAAACCTATTGTAATGACCACTAAAGGAATTTATGAAGAAGAGTAA
- a CDS encoding sugar porter family MFS transporter — protein sequence MNKIVLWSLCAAFAGFLFGFDTVVISGAEKQLQQVWQSSDAFHGTFVIGMALWGTVAGALFGGFPTNFFGRKKSLFFIGILYVISALGSALVDDPYTFGIFRFVGGLGVGASTIAAPAYISEIAPEKDRGRLVAFYQFNIVLGMLAAYASNYLLRETGSEPWRWMVGMEALPALIYTFLVLIIPQSPRWLISQGKIAKAKSILSKIDTSKDLDAKITEIKRQADHGRSSKENIFMKKYRKPLILAFLIAFFNQFSGINALLYYAPRIFEEAGLEESASLMSSIGVGITNIIFTFIALFLIDRLGRRTLMYIGSIGYVISLAMVSAAFFLDWGGLSVPIFIFIFIAAHAIGQGSVIWVFISEIFPNHLRAGGQAFGSSTHWVLAAIIPSLVPILFGSIGPGWVFACFAFMMVLQLLFVKFMMPETKGKSLEDLGLGLSERE from the coding sequence ATGAATAAAATAGTTCTCTGGTCACTTTGTGCTGCATTCGCAGGTTTTTTATTCGGATTTGATACCGTAGTAATATCGGGAGCTGAGAAGCAATTACAACAAGTATGGCAAAGCTCTGATGCTTTTCATGGTACATTTGTAATTGGTATGGCATTATGGGGTACGGTAGCGGGAGCACTTTTTGGCGGTTTCCCTACTAATTTCTTCGGAAGAAAGAAGAGTCTCTTTTTTATAGGAATCTTATATGTAATTTCGGCACTAGGATCTGCTTTGGTAGACGATCCTTATACCTTTGGGATATTTCGATTTGTTGGTGGCCTGGGCGTTGGCGCTTCAACCATCGCTGCACCAGCTTATATTTCTGAAATCGCTCCTGAAAAAGATCGTGGCCGCCTAGTTGCTTTTTACCAATTCAATATTGTTTTAGGGATGTTAGCCGCTTATGCCTCAAATTATCTCTTACGGGAAACTGGCAGCGAACCCTGGCGTTGGATGGTTGGTATGGAAGCTTTACCTGCCTTGATCTATACTTTTTTGGTACTTATTATTCCACAAAGTCCGCGCTGGTTGATCTCACAGGGTAAGATCGCAAAAGCAAAATCTATTTTATCCAAAATCGACACTTCTAAAGATCTGGATGCAAAGATTACTGAAATTAAAAGACAGGCCGATCACGGAAGATCTTCAAAAGAAAATATTTTTATGAAGAAGTATAGAAAACCCTTAATTCTGGCTTTTCTCATTGCTTTTTTTAATCAATTTTCTGGTATAAATGCACTGCTATATTACGCACCAAGAATTTTTGAGGAAGCAGGATTAGAGGAAAGCGCTTCACTTATGAGCAGTATTGGCGTTGGAATAACAAATATCATTTTTACATTTATCGCGCTCTTTCTTATCGATAGATTAGGACGAAGAACTTTAATGTATATCGGCTCGATTGGTTATGTCATTTCTCTGGCAATGGTTTCGGCCGCATTCTTTTTGGATTGGGGTGGATTAAGCGTACCTATTTTTATCTTTATATTTATAGCCGCTCATGCTATCGGGCAGGGATCTGTAATTTGGGTTTTTATTTCTGAAATTTTTCCAAACCATTTACGCGCAGGCGGGCAGGCATTTGGATCTTCTACGCATTGGGTATTGGCTGCTATTATACCATCTTTGGTGCCCATTTTATTTGGAAGTATAGGGCCTGGTTGGGTATTTGCCTGTTTTGCGTTTATGATGGTATTGCAATTACTGTTCGTAAAATTTATGATGCCAGAGACCAAAGGAAAATCTTTAGAAGATCTTGGCCTAGGCCTTTCTGAAAGAGAATAA
- a CDS encoding DUF1835 domain-containing protein: MPVQYHILNGDALKNQFPKAITGKLIIARECLIEGPTQETDFDDFFASRATFICKTHTETEENYIKNVKSEFQKILNITQDCEINLWFEQDLFCQVNLWFVTSLIAKNPHLNKVFLVMPNEHSPYTFGKLGEAELIKAYKDRKPINKLENFAELWRHYQNNDLENLRLLAEKLQNKFPFLLPAIEAHIARIPKKNNPGRPINTILEIMTDLKTEDFSSIFREFCKRESIYGFGDLQVKKLLEKAKKLQ; this comes from the coding sequence ATGCCAGTTCAATATCATATTCTAAACGGCGATGCCTTAAAAAATCAATTTCCTAAAGCGATTACAGGCAAATTAATTATCGCCCGTGAGTGTTTGATTGAAGGGCCCACGCAGGAAACTGATTTTGACGATTTTTTTGCGAGTAGAGCAACATTTATTTGTAAAACTCATACTGAAACTGAAGAAAATTACATTAAAAACGTAAAATCTGAGTTTCAGAAAATTCTCAATATTACGCAAGACTGCGAAATTAATCTTTGGTTTGAGCAAGATCTATTTTGCCAGGTAAATTTATGGTTTGTAACTTCTTTAATCGCTAAAAATCCACATTTAAACAAGGTTTTTTTAGTGATGCCCAACGAGCATAGCCCATACACCTTTGGCAAATTAGGTGAAGCCGAATTAATTAAAGCCTACAAAGATCGCAAACCAATTAATAAACTCGAGAATTTTGCAGAACTCTGGCGACATTATCAAAATAACGATCTGGAAAATCTTAGACTACTAGCTGAAAAACTTCAAAATAAATTTCCATTTTTACTCCCAGCGATTGAAGCTCATATAGCAAGAATTCCAAAGAAAAATAATCCCGGTCGTCCCATAAACACTATTTTAGAAATTATGACTGACCTGAAAACTGAAGATTTTTCTTCTATTTTTAGAGAATTCTGTAAACGCGAAAGCATTTATGGTTTTGGTGACCTACAGGTTAAAAAACTACTTGAAAAAGCAAAAAAACTTCAATAA
- a CDS encoding YpdA family putative bacillithiol disulfide reductase, which translates to MQTNNDTYDIVIIGGGPIGIACGLEAEKHGLSYVILEKGCLVNSLYYYPTNMTFFSTSEKLELDGIPFISTNPKPRKAEALEYYRRIATSNKMNIRLFEKVTEVKSDAEIKEVITTKASYKAKNVVVATGFYDIPNYINVQGEELPKVAHYYDDPHYYATQKTIVVGASNSAVDAALEIYRKGGDVTMIVRAEDIGPRVKYWVRPDIVNRIEEGSIKAYFNSSIKEIKENEVIVQTQDGEEHIENDFVLLLTGYRPNFEFLNKIGIALKDESKRIPMYDENTMETNIPGIYLAGVICGGMETHKWFIENSRIHAKLIVANIVG; encoded by the coding sequence TTGCAAACCAATAACGATACCTACGACATTGTAATAATAGGTGGTGGTCCTATAGGAATTGCATGCGGATTAGAAGCCGAAAAACACGGTTTATCCTATGTGATCCTTGAAAAAGGTTGTTTAGTAAATAGCCTTTATTACTACCCTACCAATATGACTTTCTTTTCCACTTCTGAAAAATTGGAGTTGGACGGAATCCCATTTATAAGCACCAATCCTAAACCACGAAAGGCTGAAGCTTTAGAATATTATCGCAGAATTGCTACTTCTAACAAAATGAACATTCGTCTTTTTGAAAAGGTTACTGAAGTAAAATCTGATGCTGAAATAAAAGAAGTAATCACTACAAAAGCTTCTTATAAAGCTAAGAATGTTGTGGTTGCTACCGGTTTTTACGATATCCCAAATTATATTAATGTTCAGGGAGAAGAACTCCCTAAAGTAGCGCATTACTACGACGATCCTCATTATTACGCTACGCAAAAAACCATTGTTGTTGGTGCTAGTAACTCGGCTGTCGATGCTGCTTTAGAAATATATAGAAAAGGCGGAGACGTTACCATGATCGTTAGAGCCGAAGATATTGGACCGCGTGTAAAATATTGGGTTAGACCAGATATCGTAAACAGGATCGAAGAAGGAAGTATTAAAGCATATTTTAATTCGAGCATCAAAGAAATCAAGGAAAACGAGGTGATCGTGCAAACGCAAGATGGCGAAGAGCATATAGAAAATGACTTTGTGTTGCTTTTAACCGGTTATCGACCTAATTTCGAGTTTTTAAATAAAATAGGAATCGCTTTAAAAGACGAAAGCAAGCGAATCCCGATGTATGATGAAAATACAATGGAAACCAATATTCCCGGGATTTATCTAGCCGGCGTTATTTGCGGTGGGATGGAAACTCATAAATGGTTTATAGAAAATTCACGCATTCACGCAAAACTTATTGTAGCCAACATTGTTGGATAA
- the rpe gene encoding ribulose-phosphate 3-epimerase, whose protein sequence is MKEKIIAPSLLAADFANLQRDIETVNNSEAQWFHIDIMDGVFVPNISFGMPVLQAIKKHAKKPLDVHLMIVDPDRYIKDFAALGAAHLTVHYEACTHLHRTLQAIKAEGMKAGVAINPHTNVDLLKDVIKDIDIVLIMSVNPGFGGQSFIENTYSKVRRLKEMILNNNAETLIEIDGGVTNKNALELTKAGADVLVAGSFVFKAENQLETIKDLKNLANQ, encoded by the coding sequence ATGAAAGAAAAAATAATTGCCCCTTCCCTACTCGCGGCAGATTTTGCAAACCTGCAACGCGATATCGAAACAGTGAATAATAGTGAAGCACAATGGTTTCACATCGATATTATGGATGGTGTATTTGTTCCCAACATTTCTTTTGGAATGCCGGTGTTACAGGCGATTAAAAAACATGCTAAAAAACCTTTGGATGTACATCTAATGATCGTTGATCCAGATCGATACATCAAAGATTTTGCAGCGCTCGGAGCAGCTCATTTAACCGTACATTACGAAGCCTGTACCCATTTGCACAGAACTTTACAGGCGATAAAAGCTGAAGGTATGAAAGCCGGTGTCGCTATAAATCCTCATACTAATGTCGATTTATTGAAAGATGTGATAAAAGATATCGACATAGTTCTTATAATGAGCGTTAACCCAGGTTTTGGCGGGCAATCTTTTATCGAAAATACATACTCTAAAGTGAGAAGATTAAAAGAAATGATCCTTAATAATAATGCCGAAACGCTAATCGAAATCGACGGTGGGGTGACCAATAAAAATGCTTTAGAACTTACAAAAGCTGGGGCAGATGTTCTAGTTGCCGGTAGTTTTGTCTTTAAAGCTGAAAATCAATTAGAAACTATTAAAGATCTTAAGAATCTTGCAAACCAATAA
- a CDS encoding lipoate--protein ligase: protein MIFIENEGNNDPFLNLALEEYILRNFKQGQDYLLFYINEPSIIVGRNQNTLEEINHSYVEENNIKVVRRISGGGAVYHDFGNLNFSFITDYDVKSLNNFRKFTEPVIKVLNKIGVSAELKGRNDIVVNDRKISGNAQFSSVKRMFSHGTLLLDSDLDEVTKALQVKMSKIQSKGHKSVRSRVANISEFLEEPLDIETFRSIILKGLYEEREEFETYHLSPEEWEGVHKLKAEKYNSWDWNYGRSPKFNIQRTRRFPIGEIDLRIFVDKGRIEEFKIFGDFFGKEPVANIENKLIGARYDKPEIESLLADIDTKFYFGDLPKEDFINLVYGED, encoded by the coding sequence ATGATTTTTATCGAAAATGAAGGAAATAACGATCCTTTTTTAAATCTGGCATTAGAAGAATATATACTTCGGAATTTTAAACAAGGTCAGGATTACTTGTTGTTTTACATCAACGAACCTTCGATCATTGTTGGTAGAAATCAAAACACGCTTGAAGAAATTAATCATTCTTATGTTGAAGAAAACAACATTAAAGTAGTACGTAGAATTTCTGGGGGCGGTGCTGTTTATCACGATTTTGGGAATTTAAACTTCAGTTTTATTACCGATTATGATGTAAAAAGCCTAAACAACTTTAGAAAGTTTACCGAGCCGGTAATTAAAGTACTAAATAAAATAGGTGTGTCAGCCGAGCTGAAAGGTCGTAATGATATTGTAGTGAACGATCGAAAGATCTCTGGAAATGCCCAATTTAGTAGTGTAAAAAGAATGTTTAGCCACGGAACTTTGCTGCTAGATTCAGATTTGGATGAAGTAACCAAAGCACTTCAGGTGAAAATGAGTAAAATTCAGTCTAAAGGCCACAAATCTGTGCGCAGTCGTGTAGCTAATATTAGTGAGTTCTTGGAAGAACCTTTAGATATCGAAACCTTTAGAAGTATTATTTTAAAAGGACTTTACGAAGAGCGTGAAGAATTTGAAACTTATCATCTAAGCCCGGAAGAATGGGAAGGGGTGCATAAACTGAAAGCTGAAAAGTATAACTCTTGGGATTGGAACTATGGACGGTCACCTAAATTTAATATTCAACGAACAAGGCGATTCCCAATAGGGGAGATCGATCTTCGGATTTTTGTGGATAAAGGCCGAATTGAAGAGTTTAAGATTTTTGGCGATTTCTTTGGGAAAGAACCCGTTGCTAATATCGAAAATAAACTAATTGGCGCGCGTTACGATAAGCCAGAAATAGAATCTCTTTTAGCCGATATCGATACTAAATTTTATTTTGGAGATTTGCCAAAAGAGGATTTTATAAACCTTGTTTATGGCGAAGATTAA
- a CDS encoding BLUF domain-containing protein: MQPINTNIKRWAVCYVSSAAPSLNEKDVDKILSWTQSWNAEHKLTGLLLYSDGNFFQVIEGEMNTVKNLFNNICNDTRHHNLIKIFYKEIEKNSFEFYESNFISKRSKNLNHEDVPYLKCLKTLDQSSQKAVRNILNAFHSDNF, from the coding sequence ATTCAACCAATTAATACCAATATAAAAAGATGGGCTGTATGTTATGTTAGTTCGGCCGCTCCGTCTCTTAATGAAAAAGACGTGGACAAAATACTCTCTTGGACACAGTCCTGGAATGCAGAACATAAGCTAACTGGTCTACTTTTGTATTCTGATGGGAATTTCTTTCAGGTAATAGAAGGAGAAATGAATACGGTCAAAAATCTATTCAACAATATTTGCAATGATACGCGACATCATAATCTGATAAAAATCTTTTATAAGGAAATTGAAAAGAATTCGTTTGAATTTTATGAATCAAATTTCATCTCTAAACGCTCTAAAAATTTAAATCATGAGGACGTACCTTATCTAAAATGTCTAAAAACCTTAGATCAATCTTCACAAAAGGCAGTTCGAAATATTCTAAATGCTTTCCACAGCGATAATTTTTAA
- a CDS encoding sigma-70 family RNA polymerase sigma factor, which translates to MRQLKITKQVTNRETASLDKYLQEIGKVDLITADEEVELAQRIKAGDNRALEKLTKANLRFVVSVAKQYQNQGLTLPDLINEGNLGLIKAAKRFDETRGFKFISYAVWWIRQSILQALAEQSRIVRLPLNKIGSINKINKTFAFLEQSHERPPSAEEIAKELDMTINDVKESMKNSGRHVSMDAPLVEGEDSNLYDVLRSGESPNPDKDLLHESLRTEIERALETLTPREADVIRLYFGLGDQHPMTLEEIGETFDLTRERVRQIKEKAIRRLKHTSRSKILKTYLG; encoded by the coding sequence ATGAGACAACTTAAAATTACGAAGCAGGTAACTAACCGTGAAACTGCTTCGCTAGATAAGTATTTGCAAGAAATAGGTAAGGTAGATTTAATTACCGCCGATGAAGAGGTAGAATTAGCACAAAGAATTAAAGCAGGTGATAATCGCGCGCTAGAGAAATTAACAAAAGCAAACTTACGTTTCGTTGTTTCTGTAGCAAAACAATATCAAAACCAGGGATTAACCCTTCCCGATCTTATTAACGAGGGTAACTTAGGACTTATTAAAGCTGCGAAACGTTTTGATGAAACTCGTGGTTTTAAATTTATATCCTATGCCGTTTGGTGGATTAGACAATCTATTTTACAAGCGCTGGCTGAGCAATCTCGTATTGTACGTTTGCCACTGAACAAAATTGGATCTATTAACAAGATCAACAAAACCTTTGCTTTCTTAGAGCAATCTCACGAGCGCCCACCAAGTGCTGAAGAAATTGCAAAAGAGCTTGACATGACTATTAATGACGTAAAAGAGTCTATGAAAAACTCTGGTCGTCACGTATCTATGGATGCTCCTTTGGTAGAAGGTGAAGATTCTAACCTATATGATGTATTACGATCTGGTGAGTCTCCAAACCCAGATAAAGATCTTTTACATGAATCGTTAAGAACAGAGATCGAGCGTGCTCTAGAAACGCTTACTCCTCGTGAGGCAGACGTTATTCGCTTATATTTTGGATTAGGAGATCAACATCCTATGACGCTTGAAGAAATTGGCGAGACCTTTGATCTTACTCGTGAGCGGGTAAGACAGATTAAAGAAAAAGCGATAAGAAGATTAAAACATACCTCTCGCAGTAAGATTTTAAAAACCTATTTAGGTTAA
- a CDS encoding polyribonucleotide nucleotidyltransferase, protein MIPQTFKEVIDLGDGREISIETGKLAKQAHGSVVVRMGDAMLLCTVVSSYTPTTMDFFPLTLDYREKFAAAGRFPGGYFKREARPSSEEILVMRLVDRVLRPLFPKDYKFETQVMIQLMSHDPEVMPDALAGLAASAAIQVSDIPFEAPISEVRVARIDGELVINPSFEQLEKADLDIMVGASADSVMMVEGEMDEISEEEMAEAIKFAHEAIKVQCEAQSRLRKAAGKTEIREYEVAEADEDLQQKIHDAVYQKAYDVAKQGSTKQERTEAISNLKEEVLAMFTEEELEEKQKLISSYFADAHKKAVRDVVLKEGIRLDGRKTDEIRPIWCEVDYLPSPHGSSIFTRGETQALATVTLGTSRESNQVDLPTYQGEEKFYLHYNFPPFSTGEAYPIRGTSRREIGHGNLAQRALKGMIPEDCPYTVRVVSEVLESNGSSSMATVCAGTMALMDAGIQLKKPVSGIAMGLISDGEDFAVLSDILGDEDHLGDMDFKVTGTEDGITACQMDIKIKGLSYEILVKALKQAREGRLHILGKLTDTIAQPNENVKGHSPKIITRRIPGDYIGALIGPGGKVIQELQKETGTEIVINEDPVTEEGIVEILGTKQEGIDKVLAKIDSITFKPEKGSVYEVKVIKLLDFGAVVEYLDAPGNEVLLHISELAWERTNNVTDVVNLGDVIDVKYFGVDPKTRKEKVSRKALLPRPERTERPERKEGGDRNHTKREDRKPRGDKK, encoded by the coding sequence ATGATTCCACAAACATTTAAAGAGGTTATCGATCTTGGGGATGGAAGAGAAATCTCTATCGAAACCGGAAAACTAGCAAAACAGGCACACGGTTCTGTTGTTGTTAGAATGGGAGACGCGATGCTTTTGTGTACGGTAGTATCTTCGTATACGCCTACAACAATGGATTTTTTCCCACTTACATTAGATTACCGCGAAAAATTTGCTGCAGCAGGACGTTTTCCTGGCGGATATTTTAAGCGTGAAGCAAGACCTAGCAGCGAAGAAATTTTAGTGATGCGATTAGTAGATCGTGTACTAAGACCCCTTTTCCCTAAAGATTATAAATTCGAAACTCAGGTAATGATTCAGTTAATGTCTCATGATCCTGAAGTGATGCCAGATGCACTTGCTGGTTTAGCTGCTTCAGCTGCGATTCAAGTTTCTGATATACCTTTTGAAGCTCCAATTTCAGAAGTAAGAGTAGCAAGAATAGACGGTGAATTGGTAATCAACCCAAGTTTCGAACAGTTAGAGAAAGCCGATCTTGATATTATGGTTGGTGCTTCTGCAGATTCTGTAATGATGGTTGAAGGTGAGATGGATGAAATTTCTGAAGAAGAAATGGCAGAAGCCATCAAATTTGCGCACGAAGCAATAAAAGTACAGTGTGAAGCTCAATCTAGATTAAGAAAAGCCGCTGGAAAAACTGAAATTCGTGAATACGAAGTTGCTGAAGCTGACGAAGATTTACAACAAAAAATACATGATGCTGTTTACCAAAAAGCTTACGACGTAGCTAAACAGGGAAGCACAAAACAGGAAAGAACCGAAGCTATTTCTAATTTAAAAGAAGAAGTTTTGGCGATGTTTACTGAAGAAGAGCTTGAAGAAAAGCAAAAGCTTATAAGCTCTTACTTTGCTGATGCCCATAAAAAAGCAGTTAGAGATGTAGTTCTTAAAGAAGGTATTCGTTTAGACGGTAGAAAAACTGACGAAATTAGACCAATTTGGTGTGAGGTAGATTACTTACCCTCTCCACACGGTTCTTCAATTTTCACCAGAGGGGAAACTCAGGCGCTAGCTACCGTAACTTTAGGTACATCTAGAGAATCAAATCAAGTAGACCTTCCAACATACCAAGGCGAAGAAAAATTCTACTTACACTATAACTTCCCTCCTTTCTCTACCGGTGAAGCTTACCCAATTAGAGGAACTTCAAGAAGAGAAATTGGGCACGGTAACCTTGCACAAAGAGCGTTAAAAGGAATGATTCCAGAAGATTGTCCTTATACAGTTCGTGTTGTTTCTGAAGTTTTAGAATCTAACGGTTCTTCTTCTATGGCAACTGTTTGTGCTGGTACAATGGCATTGATGGACGCGGGGATTCAGCTTAAAAAGCCGGTTTCTGGTATTGCTATGGGATTAATTTCTGATGGAGAAGATTTCGCAGTTCTTTCCGATATTCTTGGTGATGAAGATCACTTAGGTGATATGGATTTTAAAGTTACCGGTACAGAAGATGGTATCACTGCTTGCCAGATGGATATTAAAATTAAAGGACTTTCTTACGAGATCTTAGTAAAAGCGCTTAAACAAGCACGTGAAGGTAGACTTCACATTCTTGGAAAATTAACCGATACTATCGCGCAACCAAATGAAAACGTAAAAGGACATTCTCCAAAAATTATTACCAGAAGGATTCCTGGTGATTATATTGGCGCTTTAATTGGTCCTGGTGGAAAAGTGATCCAAGAATTACAAAAAGAAACCGGAACAGAAATCGTGATCAATGAAGATCCTGTTACTGAAGAAGGAATCGTAGAAATTCTTGGAACTAAGCAAGAAGGTATCGATAAGGTTCTTGCCAAAATCGATTCAATTACTTTTAAACCTGAAAAAGGAAGTGTTTATGAAGTGAAAGTAATTAAGCTTCTAGACTTTGGGGCAGTTGTAGAGTATCTTGACGCACCAGGAAATGAAGTATTACTTCACATCTCTGAACTTGCTTGGGAAAGAACAAACAATGTTACAGACGTTGTTAACCTTGGTGATGTTATCGATGTAAAATATTTTGGTGTAGACCCAAAAACAAGAAAAGAGAAAGTTTCTAGAAAAGCTTTACTTCCAAGACCTGAACGTACAGAGCGTCCGGAACGTAAAGAAGGTGGTGATCGTAATCACACTAAACGTGAAGACCGTAAACCAAGAGGAGACAAAAAATAG
- the rpsO gene encoding 30S ribosomal protein S15: protein MYLTKEKKEEIFEKYGEGKSNTGSAEGQIALFTYRISHLSEHLKSNRKDFNTERSLVRLVGKRRSLLDYLMKKDIMRYRAIIKELGLRK, encoded by the coding sequence ATGTATTTAACTAAAGAAAAGAAGGAAGAAATCTTCGAAAAGTACGGTGAAGGAAAATCCAACACTGGTTCTGCTGAAGGACAAATTGCATTATTTACTTACAGAATCTCTCACTTATCAGAACACTTAAAAAGCAATCGTAAAGATTTCAATACAGAGCGTTCTCTAGTAAGATTAGTAGGGAAAAGAAGAAGTCTTCTTGATTACTTAATGAAGAAAGATATCATGAGATATCGTGCGATCATTAAAGAATTAGGATTAAGAAAATAA